A window of the Linepithema humile isolate Giens D197 chromosome 4, Lhum_UNIL_v1.0, whole genome shotgun sequence genome harbors these coding sequences:
- the Oamb gene encoding octopamine receptor Oamb isoform X2, whose amino-acid sequence MRELNATACAALHDGVEWLSMWNVVTLIVLAIVNIMVIVGNVLVILAVYSTNKLRNVTNMFIVSLAVADLMVGIAVLPFSATWEVYKVWVYGDLWCSVWLAVDVWMCTASILNLCAISLDRYLAVTRPVSYPQLMSTKRARLLVATVWVLSFLICFPPLVGWKDKRSHPTHNVTFPPYGPSNTTTILIPVKPCPWICELTNDAGYVVYSALGSFYIPMLVMMFFYWRIYNAAVSTTRAINQGFRTTKPSKMLGTRFDEQRLTLRIHRGRGSVHNGSNNGSSRSPDSSGRNSVKREKIKISVSYPSTETLNTKCNTLERTPSRCSQISVHYSNGQTQTQLCPTSRNTHLKVGGVNRVGSSKRPSRRNSCESQVTGDELSLREMTTSSEEKPRVMKLGKRNIKNQVKRFRMETKAAKTLGIIVGGFILCWLPFFTMYIVRAFCPNRIHPTIFSVLFWLGYCNSAINPCIYALFSKDFRFAFKKIICCKCSCMRRPDTLRRGSDGSQLAMRNERSPSYTIRMGSAQQGISIDDSDPDPSSEPTHSQSESR is encoded by the exons ATGCGAGAGTTGAACGCCACCGCATGCGCTGCTTTGCACGACGGCGTCGAGTGGTTGAGCATGTGGAATGTGGTTACCCTAATCGTCCTGGCGATCGTCAATATCATGGTGATAGTCGGTAACGTCCTCGTTATACTGGCCGTCTATTCCACCAACAAGCTGAGGAACGTGACAAATATGTTCATCGTGAGCCTGGCTGTTGCCGATCTGATGGTCGGCATCGCCGTCTTGCCGTTCAGCGCGACCTGGGAGGTCTACAAg GTTTGGGTATACGGAGATCTCTGGTGTTCCGTGTGGCTAGCGGTCGACGTTTGGATGTGCACGGCGTCGATATTGAATTTATGCGCCATCAGTTTGGATAGGTACTTGGCTGTGACCAGGCCAGTCAGTTATCCTCAG CTTATGTCGACGAAAAGAGCGAGACTGCTAGTAGCCACTGTTTGGGTTTTGAGCTTCCTCATCTGTTTTCCACCTCTGGTAGGCTGGAAGGACAAACGG TCGCATCCCACGCACAACGTGACGTTTCCTCCATACGGCCCGTCCAACACCACCACTATACTCATACCGGTGAAGCCGTGCCCATGGATCTGCGAGCTTACCAACGACGCCGGCTACGTCGTTTATAG CGCCCTAGGCTCCTTCTATATACCGATGCTGGTGatgatgtttttttattggcGGATCTATAACGCCGCGGTTTCCACGACGAGGGCCATTAATCAAGGTTTTCGGACAACAAAGCCCTCGAAAATGCTCGGCACCAG GTTCGACGAACAAAGACTGACCTTACGAATACATCGCGGTCGCGGTAGCGTCCACAATGGTAGCAACAACGGCAGCTCGCGGAGCCCTGACTCGAGCGGTCGCAATTCCGTCAAGCGGGAGAAGATCAAAATCTCGGTCTCCTATCCCAGCACCGAGACGCTCAACACCAAGTGCAACACCCTTGAGAGAACGCCGTCGAGGTGCTCGCAGATCTCGGTCCATTACAGCAACGGTCAGACGCAGACGCAGCTTTGTCCGACCTCGCGGAACACGCACCTTAAG GTCGGCGGTGTCAATAGGGTCGGCAGCAGCAAGAGACCGAGCAGGCGGAACAGCTGCGAAAGTCAGGTGACCGGCGATGAGCTGTCGCTGCGCGAGATGACGACAAGCAGCGAGGAGAAACCGCGGGTGATGAAGTTGGGCAAGAGAAACATAAAGAACCAA GTGAAGAGATTTCGCATGGAGACCAAAGCGGCGAAGACTCTGGGCATCATCGTCGGCGGCTTCATCCTGTGCTGGCTGCCGTTTTTCACCATGTACATCGTGCGCGCGTTCTGCCCGAATCGAATCCATCCAACCATCTTCAGCGTGCTATTTTGGCTAGGATATTGTAATTCCGCGATAAACCCCTGTATCTATGCTCTCTTCAGCAAGGACTTCCGATTCGCTTTCAAGAAGATCATCTGCTGCAAGTGTTCGTGCATGCGACGCCCCGACACTCTACGACGCGGCAGCGACGGCAGCCAGTTGGCAATGAG GAACGAGCGAAGTCCAAGCTACACGATCCGCATGGGATCCGCTCAGCAAGGGATCTCGATCGACGACTCGGATCCGGATCCGTCATCGGAGCCGACGCACTCGCAGAGCGAGTCCAGATGA
- the Oamb gene encoding octopamine receptor Oamb isoform X3: MRELNATACAALHDGVEWLSMWNVVTLIVLAIVNIMVIVGNVLVILAVYSTNKLRNVTNMFIVSLAVADLMVGIAVLPFSATWEVYKVWVYGDLWCSVWLAVDVWMCTASILNLCAISLDRYLAVTRPVSYPQLMSTKRARLLVATVWVLSFLICFPPLVGWKDKRSHPTHNVTFPPYGPSNTTTILIPVKPCPWICELTNDAGYVVYRFDEQRLTLRIHRGRGSVHNGSNNGSSRSPDSSGRNSVKREKIKISVSYPSTETLNTKCNTLERTPSRCSQISVHYSNGQTQTQLCPTSRNTHLKVGGVNRVGSSKRPSRRNSCESQVTGDELSLREMTTSSEEKPRVMKLGKRNIKNQVKRFRMETKAAKTLGIIVGGFILCWLPFFTMYIVRAFCPNRIHPTIFSVLFWLGYCNSAINPCIYALFSKDFRFAFKKIICCKCSCMRRPDTLRRGSDGSQLAMRNPRTHTLSMVHGNGTVCVPRRNERSPSYTIRMGSAQQGISIDDSDPDPSSEPTHSQSESR, from the exons ATGCGAGAGTTGAACGCCACCGCATGCGCTGCTTTGCACGACGGCGTCGAGTGGTTGAGCATGTGGAATGTGGTTACCCTAATCGTCCTGGCGATCGTCAATATCATGGTGATAGTCGGTAACGTCCTCGTTATACTGGCCGTCTATTCCACCAACAAGCTGAGGAACGTGACAAATATGTTCATCGTGAGCCTGGCTGTTGCCGATCTGATGGTCGGCATCGCCGTCTTGCCGTTCAGCGCGACCTGGGAGGTCTACAAg GTTTGGGTATACGGAGATCTCTGGTGTTCCGTGTGGCTAGCGGTCGACGTTTGGATGTGCACGGCGTCGATATTGAATTTATGCGCCATCAGTTTGGATAGGTACTTGGCTGTGACCAGGCCAGTCAGTTATCCTCAG CTTATGTCGACGAAAAGAGCGAGACTGCTAGTAGCCACTGTTTGGGTTTTGAGCTTCCTCATCTGTTTTCCACCTCTGGTAGGCTGGAAGGACAAACGG TCGCATCCCACGCACAACGTGACGTTTCCTCCATACGGCCCGTCCAACACCACCACTATACTCATACCGGTGAAGCCGTGCCCATGGATCTGCGAGCTTACCAACGACGCCGGCTACGTCGTTTATAG GTTCGACGAACAAAGACTGACCTTACGAATACATCGCGGTCGCGGTAGCGTCCACAATGGTAGCAACAACGGCAGCTCGCGGAGCCCTGACTCGAGCGGTCGCAATTCCGTCAAGCGGGAGAAGATCAAAATCTCGGTCTCCTATCCCAGCACCGAGACGCTCAACACCAAGTGCAACACCCTTGAGAGAACGCCGTCGAGGTGCTCGCAGATCTCGGTCCATTACAGCAACGGTCAGACGCAGACGCAGCTTTGTCCGACCTCGCGGAACACGCACCTTAAG GTCGGCGGTGTCAATAGGGTCGGCAGCAGCAAGAGACCGAGCAGGCGGAACAGCTGCGAAAGTCAGGTGACCGGCGATGAGCTGTCGCTGCGCGAGATGACGACAAGCAGCGAGGAGAAACCGCGGGTGATGAAGTTGGGCAAGAGAAACATAAAGAACCAA GTGAAGAGATTTCGCATGGAGACCAAAGCGGCGAAGACTCTGGGCATCATCGTCGGCGGCTTCATCCTGTGCTGGCTGCCGTTTTTCACCATGTACATCGTGCGCGCGTTCTGCCCGAATCGAATCCATCCAACCATCTTCAGCGTGCTATTTTGGCTAGGATATTGTAATTCCGCGATAAACCCCTGTATCTATGCTCTCTTCAGCAAGGACTTCCGATTCGCTTTCAAGAAGATCATCTGCTGCAAGTGTTCGTGCATGCGACGCCCCGACACTCTACGACGCGGCAGCGACGGCAGCCAGTTGGCAATGAG GAACCCGCGGACCCACACACTTTCAATGGTTCACGGGAACGGTACTGTGTGTGTGCCCCGCAGGAACGAGCGAAGTCCAAGCTACACGATCCGCATGGGATCCGCTCAGCAAGGGATCTCGATCGACGACTCGGATCCGGATCCGTCATCGGAGCCGACGCACTCGCAGAGCGAGTCCAGATGA
- the Oamb gene encoding octopamine receptor Oamb isoform X1 — protein MRELNATACAALHDGVEWLSMWNVVTLIVLAIVNIMVIVGNVLVILAVYSTNKLRNVTNMFIVSLAVADLMVGIAVLPFSATWEVYKVWVYGDLWCSVWLAVDVWMCTASILNLCAISLDRYLAVTRPVSYPQLMSTKRARLLVATVWVLSFLICFPPLVGWKDKRSHPTHNVTFPPYGPSNTTTILIPVKPCPWICELTNDAGYVVYSALGSFYIPMLVMMFFYWRIYNAAVSTTRAINQGFRTTKPSKMLGTRFDEQRLTLRIHRGRGSVHNGSNNGSSRSPDSSGRNSVKREKIKISVSYPSTETLNTKCNTLERTPSRCSQISVHYSNGQTQTQLCPTSRNTHLKVGGVNRVGSSKRPSRRNSCESQVTGDELSLREMTTSSEEKPRVMKLGKRNIKNQVKRFRMETKAAKTLGIIVGGFILCWLPFFTMYIVRAFCPNRIHPTIFSVLFWLGYCNSAINPCIYALFSKDFRFAFKKIICCKCSCMRRPDTLRRGSDGSQLAMRNPRTHTLSMVHGNGTVCVPRRNERSPSYTIRMGSAQQGISIDDSDPDPSSEPTHSQSESR, from the exons ATGCGAGAGTTGAACGCCACCGCATGCGCTGCTTTGCACGACGGCGTCGAGTGGTTGAGCATGTGGAATGTGGTTACCCTAATCGTCCTGGCGATCGTCAATATCATGGTGATAGTCGGTAACGTCCTCGTTATACTGGCCGTCTATTCCACCAACAAGCTGAGGAACGTGACAAATATGTTCATCGTGAGCCTGGCTGTTGCCGATCTGATGGTCGGCATCGCCGTCTTGCCGTTCAGCGCGACCTGGGAGGTCTACAAg GTTTGGGTATACGGAGATCTCTGGTGTTCCGTGTGGCTAGCGGTCGACGTTTGGATGTGCACGGCGTCGATATTGAATTTATGCGCCATCAGTTTGGATAGGTACTTGGCTGTGACCAGGCCAGTCAGTTATCCTCAG CTTATGTCGACGAAAAGAGCGAGACTGCTAGTAGCCACTGTTTGGGTTTTGAGCTTCCTCATCTGTTTTCCACCTCTGGTAGGCTGGAAGGACAAACGG TCGCATCCCACGCACAACGTGACGTTTCCTCCATACGGCCCGTCCAACACCACCACTATACTCATACCGGTGAAGCCGTGCCCATGGATCTGCGAGCTTACCAACGACGCCGGCTACGTCGTTTATAG CGCCCTAGGCTCCTTCTATATACCGATGCTGGTGatgatgtttttttattggcGGATCTATAACGCCGCGGTTTCCACGACGAGGGCCATTAATCAAGGTTTTCGGACAACAAAGCCCTCGAAAATGCTCGGCACCAG GTTCGACGAACAAAGACTGACCTTACGAATACATCGCGGTCGCGGTAGCGTCCACAATGGTAGCAACAACGGCAGCTCGCGGAGCCCTGACTCGAGCGGTCGCAATTCCGTCAAGCGGGAGAAGATCAAAATCTCGGTCTCCTATCCCAGCACCGAGACGCTCAACACCAAGTGCAACACCCTTGAGAGAACGCCGTCGAGGTGCTCGCAGATCTCGGTCCATTACAGCAACGGTCAGACGCAGACGCAGCTTTGTCCGACCTCGCGGAACACGCACCTTAAG GTCGGCGGTGTCAATAGGGTCGGCAGCAGCAAGAGACCGAGCAGGCGGAACAGCTGCGAAAGTCAGGTGACCGGCGATGAGCTGTCGCTGCGCGAGATGACGACAAGCAGCGAGGAGAAACCGCGGGTGATGAAGTTGGGCAAGAGAAACATAAAGAACCAA GTGAAGAGATTTCGCATGGAGACCAAAGCGGCGAAGACTCTGGGCATCATCGTCGGCGGCTTCATCCTGTGCTGGCTGCCGTTTTTCACCATGTACATCGTGCGCGCGTTCTGCCCGAATCGAATCCATCCAACCATCTTCAGCGTGCTATTTTGGCTAGGATATTGTAATTCCGCGATAAACCCCTGTATCTATGCTCTCTTCAGCAAGGACTTCCGATTCGCTTTCAAGAAGATCATCTGCTGCAAGTGTTCGTGCATGCGACGCCCCGACACTCTACGACGCGGCAGCGACGGCAGCCAGTTGGCAATGAG GAACCCGCGGACCCACACACTTTCAATGGTTCACGGGAACGGTACTGTGTGTGTGCCCCGCAGGAACGAGCGAAGTCCAAGCTACACGATCCGCATGGGATCCGCTCAGCAAGGGATCTCGATCGACGACTCGGATCCGGATCCGTCATCGGAGCCGACGCACTCGCAGAGCGAGTCCAGATGA
- the LOC105672608 gene encoding facilitated trehalose transporter Tret1 — MALITQNDEGSSCAQPTSKYTQYVGVLVATLAAFSIGTYLSWTSSALPLYNKNGTFSVSDQEGSWISSLVPLGAIPITVPAGILADKFGRKKAIWATTVPLFFCWYIIAFAQSKIWVFLARFVAGAACGAASVVVPMFTSEIAEQSIRGLLGTIFQLQITAGILFAYATAFTNSLHVIAILCSVAPALLLISFPFIPESPAWLVMQGRKNDANDVLKYYRGAHYRIETELTGLELQASEMQEAKASILDLKNYRKAICITLGLMVFQQLSGVNTLIFYAKKIFDDAGSTLSSTMSSVIVGLVQVIATYFSTVMIERTGRKLLLFISGSVMSACMFTLSGYFHFQNSHDLTSVSWIPLLSFAIFIIIFSIGFGPIPWLMVGELFTNNIKSAASAATATCNWTLAFLVTKCFQDMVDLMGISSSFATFGLIGLVGTVFISTMVPETKGKSIEEVQIELYGIESQQSRL; from the exons ATGGCTTTAATTACACAGAACGACGAAGGATCGTCGTGCGCGCAACCGACCTCGAAATATACGCAGTACGTGGGCGTGCTCGTGG CGACGCTCGCCGCGTTTTCGATTGGCACGTATTTATCATGGACGTCCTCCGCTTTGCCGCTTTACAACAAAAACGGCACATTCTCTGTCAGCGACCAGGAGGGTTCTTGGATTTCCTCGTTGGTCCCCCTCGGCGCCATCCCGATTACCGTGCCGGCGGGAATATTGGCGGATAAGTTCGGTCGGAAGAAAGCGATTTGGGCGACGACCGTGCCCTTATTTTTCTGCTGGTACATCATCGCATTTGCGCAGAGTAAGATATG GGTTTTTCTGGCTCGGTTTGTCGCGGGGGCAGCATGCGGTGCAGCATCCGTCGTTGTTCCCATGTTCACTTCCGAGATCGCCGAGCAGAGCATCAGGGGCTTACTTGGCACCATTTTCCAGTTGCAGATCACCGCCGGAATCCTCTTCGCATATGCCACAG CCTTCACCAATAGCTTGCACGTCATCGCGATATTGTGTTCCGTGGCGCCCGCTTTGCTTTTGATCTCCTTTCCGTTCATACCGGAATCACCGGCATGGCTGGTCATGCAAGGTCGGAAGAATGACGCAAACGACGTGCTGAAATACTACAGAGGGGCTCACTATCGTATCGAGACGGAACTGACCGGACTCGAGCTCCAGGCTTCGGAAATGCAAGAAGCCAAAGCCAGTATTttggatttgaaaaattatcggAAAGCAATCTGCATTACGCTCg GTTTAATGGTTTTCCAACAGCTTTCCGGTGTAAACACTCTCATATTTTACGCGAAAAAGATTTTCGACGATGCGGGGTCAACTCTGAGCTCGACCATGTCGTCCGTGATCGTCGGCCTCGTGCAAGTAATCGCCACCTATTTCTCAACTGTTATGATTGAGCGCACCGGCAGAAAGCTGCTATTATTCATTAGTGGGTCGGTGATGTCCGCTTGTATGTTCACATTATCGggatattttcattttcag AACTCGCACGATCTCACCAGCGTTTCCTGGATCCCTCTGCTCTCTTttgcgatatttattataatttttagcatCGGCTTTGGTCCGATACCGTGGCTGATGGTAGGCGAGCTCTTCACCAACAACATCAAGAGCGCGGCGAGCGCCGCTACCGCGACGTGCAATTGGACGCTAGCATTTTTGGTGACAAAGTGCTTCCAGGATATGGTGGATCTCATGGGAATCTCCTCGTCGTTCGCCACATTTGGCCTGATAGGCTTGGTCGGCACTGTGTTCATCTCCACCATGGTGCCGGAGACGAAAGGCAAGAGCATTGAGGAGGTTCAAATCGAATTGTACGGAATAGAATCTCAACAAAGTAGACTCTAA
- the LOC105672424 gene encoding uncharacterized protein has translation MILTILCGLVIGQSIALPIANVWLSPIPALSPLRQYHMQDGSGSYQYSFTGPHHAKAESTLNGVTQGGYSYIDANGILQTVSYTADDKNGFRVRASNMPQPPKNDLQTLQDTPEVAAAKTNHLSELRKANWQDKNLLSYKILPSYFSFAQVQQEGNSKADLNLNTRETEDTKNPFLLSRSEAEGIDVPKPDPSLSKVSPASPTSSTTAITSSLPISSSLRENILLKDDEQASNQNTLQLVPLASSIQRPMAMPAPYVVSVLPYRFLHSSLHHTQDSLGQYDYSYTGDSSAKTESRSLDGTTRGAYSYIDANGILQQVHYIADQNGFRVLATNLPEAK, from the exons ATGATACTC ACGATTTTGTGCGGTCTCGTCATCGGACAATCTATTGCTTTGCCAATCGCCAATGTCTGGCTGAGTCCGATACCAGCCCTTTCGCCGTTGAGGCAGTATCACATGCAGGACGGATCGGGGTCTTATCAGTATTCTTTCACGGGGCCGCATCATGCCAAAGCGGAATCCACCTTGAACGGCGTAACGCAGGGTG GATATTCCTATATTGATGCAAACGGAATTTTGCAAACGGTTTCGTACACGGCGGACGATAAAAATGGATTTAGAGTCAGAGCGAGTAATATGCCGCAACCTCCGAAAAATGACCTGCAAACATTGCAAGACACGCCGGAAGTAGCCGCGGCGAAGACTAATCATCTCTCAGAATTGCGAAAGGCTAATTGGCAGGATAAGAATCTCTTGTCGTACAAAATCCTGCCATCGTATTTCAGTTTCGCTCAAGTTCAGCAAGAGGGAAACAGCAAAGCCGACCTGAATTTGAACACGCGGGAAACAGAG GACACCAAGAATCCGTTCTTACTGTCAAGATCGGAGGCAGAGGGAATTGATGTTCCTAAGCCGGATCCGAGTCTTTCGAAAGTATCGCCTGCAAGTCCCACTAGCTCCACCACTGCCATCACTTCGTCATTACCCATTTCATCATCATTGAGGGAGAACATTCTTCTCAAGGACGACGAACAAGCGTCCAATCAGAATACTTTGCAGTTGGTGCCGCTTGCCAGCAGCATTCAAAGACCGATGGCCATGCCCGCGCCTTATGTAGTTTCCGTGCTACCTTACAGATTTCTTCACAGTTCGTTACATCACACCCAGGACTCTCTGGGCCAATATGATTACAGTTACACCGGCGACTCCAGTGCCAAAACCGAATCTAGGTCGCTCGATGGCACCACTAGGGGCGCCTACAGTTACATCGACGCCAATGGGATTCTTCAGCAGGTGCACTACATCGCTGATCAGAATGGCTTCAGGGTCCTGGCAACTAATCTGCCCGAAGCGAAATGA
- the LOC105672607 gene encoding uncharacterized protein, protein MQALIPVFAILAVAAGARLTLLPRAYLSDPLPVYHQSQDTRTGVHAYSYAGGPSAKEEVRGLDGVTRGSYSYVDAHGILQSVFYVADEGGFRVAATNLPTDNDLQLENSEILLARNAQAQNFAKYLRTVVPKISKAEEFTTSRRKRSLEAPINQDRRQAENPSSQADQADGAANASPKNSHELPAQEKKAEGRAILVPPAYGLLDAVLIPRLSGAATSHQSRVDVHNNVRLKAAQPVETIGVLSEPAYKILPSQVPLATSHQSRVQVHNNLRIEVPEKHENVETVEILQPQTAAVELQSVPLNAALSDYHEKRIQLHKSIGLEGANPKNTIKIDAPQVPLETPITEVHTIPVLAKETLPVPANDALPVLAKEPLPILTEETIVAKDALPVVVKEPLPVLAREPLPVLTKETGPLVVQGVIVSREVLLPVVTAASSQSKTQIHHNTKLEPLIYPIVTEPIMYSVMAPTKQMVQSQPILTAPIAQFFQNCSQIYSSEKLYR, encoded by the exons ATGCAGGCACTG ATTCCCGTTTTCGCGATCCTCGCCGTGGCGGCGGGCGCGCGGCTGACCCTGCTGCCCCGCGCTTATCTTTCGGATCCGCTTCCGGTGTACCATCAGTCGCAGGATACGCGCACCGGGGTGCACGCGTACAGCTACGCCGGCGGCCCATCCGCCAAGGAGGAAGTCCGCGGTCTCGACGGGGTCACGCGCGGCTCCTATAGCTACGTGGACGCGCACGGCATCCTGCAATCCGTCTTCTACGTCGCGGACGAGGGCGGTTTTCGCGTCGCGGCGACGAATCTGCCGACCGACAACGATTTGCAGCTCGAGAACAGCGAGATCCTCTTAGCCAGGAACGCCCAAGCCCAAAACTTTGCCAAGTACTTAAGAACCGTCGTACCGAAAATATCGAAGGCGGAAGAGTTCACGACGAGCCGCAGAAAGCGCAGCCTCGAGGCGCCGATCAATCAAGATCGTCGTCAGGCAGAAAATCCGAGTTCCCAGGCAGATCAAGCCGATGGCGCGGCGAACGCCTCGCCGAAGAATTCCCACGAGCTTCCAGCGCAGGAGAAAAAGGCCGAGGGTCGAGCCATCCTCGTGCCACCCGCTTATGGACTCCTAGACGCGGTTTTGATCCCGCGATTGAGCGGCGCGGCGACTTCCCATCAAAGCCGCGTCGACGTTCACAATAACGTCCGCTTGAAGGCCGCTCAACCCGTCGAGACGATCGGAGTCCTGTCCGAGCCCGCGTACAAGATCCTGCCAAGTCAGGTACCGCTGGCGACTTCCCATCAGAGCCGCGTCCAGGTGCACAACAATCTCCGCATCGAAGTGCCGGAAAAGCACGAGAACGTAGAAACGGTCGAGATCTTACAACCGCAGACGGCCGCTGTCGAGCTGCAGTCGGTTCCGCTCAACGCTGCTCTCTCCGATTACCACGAAAAGCGGATCCAGCTTCACAAAAGTATCGGACTGGAGGGCGCGAATCCCAAGAACACCATAAAGATCGACGCTCCGCAGGTGCCGCTCGAAACACCGATCACTGAGGTGCATACGATTCCGGTTCTCGCCAAAGAAACTCTTCCGGTTCCCGCTAACGATGCACTTCCGGTTCTTGCCAAGGAACCGCTTCCGATTCTCACCGAGGAAACGATTGTCGCCAAGGATGCACTTCCGGTTGTCGTCAAGGAACCGCTTCCGGTTCTCGCCAGGGAACCACTTCCTGTTCTCACCAAGGAAACGGGTCCGCTTGTCGTCCAGGGAGTGATCGTCTCCAGAGAAGTACTACTTCCGGTCGTCACTGCCGCCTCCAGCCAAAGCAAGACTCAAATCCATCACAACACCAAGCTCGAACCACTAATATATCCGATCGTGACCGAACCGATCATGTACTCCGTGATGGCTCCCACTAAACAGATGGTCCAATCGCAGCCGATCTTGACGGCACCTATTgctcaattttttcaaaattgcagTCAGATATACTCGAGCGAGAAGCTCTACCGCTGA